TCTCGTGCCCGATCGGTCGCTCGTCGCCGCGGTGCTCGCGAATCCGCAGAGCAAGTCGGCACTCGCCGGCAACAAGGAGTTCCAGGGCCGAGCGAGCCGCACTCAGATCGACAGGTGGTGGCAGGCGATCGTCGACGGACGCGCGACCGAAGAGCTGCCGCGGGAGCGGATGCCGAGCGATGCGCTTCCGCCGCCGCGCGCCTGGGCCGACCGCAACCCCGAGGCGGACGCCCGCCTCAAGGCCGCACGCCCCGTCGTGGAGGCCGCAGCGCAGGAACTGGGCATGCCGACGGAGAACCTGCTGACCCCGGAGTACCTGCGGAGGGTCGCCTGGGACGGACCGGCTGCCACGGCGGAGGCGGTGGGAGCCGCGCTGGCGGCACTGGGCGCGCGTCCATGGCAGATTGCACAGGTCGCACAGAAGATCGCGGATGCGTTTGTAGAGGCCGCGCAATCGCCTGACGCCTCGTCGGCGGCCCGTTCGTAGGTTCGACCCAACCGATTCCTCCCGTTTCTGCGGCGTTCCTAGACTGAGGCCAACGCACAAACTTGGAGGCAGAGTGGCCGAGATCTCGGACGTCTACTTCGTCGATGGAGTGCGCACCCCCTTCGGGCGCGCCGGCGAAAAGGGCATGTACTGGAACACCCGCGCTGATGACCTCGCCGTGAAGGCGACCATCGGCCTGATGGAGCGCAACGCGGCCGTCCCGGCCGACCGGATCGACGACGTGGCGATCGCCGCGACGAGCCAGACCGGAGACCAGGGGCTCACGCTCGGGCGCTCCGTCGCGATCCTCGCCGGACTGCCCCAGACGGTGCCGGGGCTCGCGATCGACCGCATGTGCGCGGGCGCCATGACGGCCGTCACCACGATGGCGGGCTCGATCGGCGTCGGCATGTACGACTTCGCTCTCGCGGGCGGGGTCGAGCACATGGGCCACCACCCCATCGGCGGCAACGCCGACCCGAACCCGCGCTTCGTGGCGGAGAAGATGGTCGACCCGGGCGCGCTCAACATGGGTGTCACGGCCGAGCGCATCTTCGACCGCTTCCCGCACCTGACCAAGGAGCGCTCCGACCGCTTCGGGATGCTGAGCCAGCACAAGGTGCAGGCGGCCTACGACGCCGGCAAGATCCAGCCCGACCTCGTGCCTGTCGCGATCAAGGACGCCGACGGTGCGTGGGGCCTCGCCACGGAGGATGAGGGCCGCCGCCCGCAGACCACTATGGAGGACCTCGCCGGCCTCAAGACCCCGTTCCGCCCGCACGGACGCGTCACCGCGGGCACCTCTTCCCCTCTCACCGACGGCGCCACCATGTCGCTGCTCGCCGGCGGCGGCGCGGTCAAGGAGTTCGGGCTTGCGCCGAAGATGCGCATGGTGTCGTTCGCATTCGCCGGCGTGCAGCCGGAGATCATGGGCATCGGACCGATCCCGTCGACCGAGAAGGCGCTGAAGAAGGCCGGTCTCGATATCTCGGACATCGGCCTGTTCGAGCTGAACGAGGCGTTCGCCGTCCAGGTCATCTCCCTGCTCGACCACTTCGGGATCGCCGACGACGACCCCCGTGTGAACCCGTGGGGCGGGGCGATCGCGCTCGGTCACCCGCTCGCCGCGTCGGGCGTGCGACTCATGATCCAGCTCGCCGCGCAGTTCGCGGAGCGCCCGGATGTCCGTTACGGTCTGACCGCCATGTGCGTCGGTCTCGGCCAGGGCGGATCGGTCATCTGGGAGAACCCCCACTACGACGGAAAGAAGAAGAAGTGAGCTACGAGGACGTCGACTTCTCCCCCATCCAGGCCCTGACCGACGGCGAGGTCGTCACGCACTCCCCTGTGCGCGACATCCGCCTCCCCTCGGGCAAGGTGTTGGCGCTGATCACACTCGACAACGGCCGCGACCACACCCGGCCGAACACGCTCGGGCCAGCCACGCTCACCGAGCTCGGCGAGACCCTGACCGCGCTCAAGGCGCGTGCTGCGGCCGGCGAGATCCAGGCGGTCGGCATCACCGGTAAGCAGTACATCCTGGCAGCGGGCGCCGACCTCTCCGACATCTCGAAGGTGGGATCGCGCGACAACGCCCGTCTCATCGCCCAGCTCGGGCACAAGGTTCTCGGCATGCTCGGCGAACTGGGCGTTCCGTCGTTCGCCTTCGTCAACGGCCTCGCGCTCGGCGGCGGACTCGAGATCGCGCTCAACTCGACGTATCGCACGGTCGACGCCTCCGCCGCGGCCGTCGCACTGCCGGAGGTGTTCCTCGGGATCATCCCCGGCTGGGGCGGTGCATACCTCCTGCCGAACCTCATCGGCATCGAGAACGCTCTCGAGGTCGTCATCTCGAACCCGCTCAAGCAGAACCGGATGCTCAAGCCGCAGCAGGCGTACGAACTCGGCATCTTCGACGCGATCTTCCCTGCGGCGAACTATCTCGAGAACTCGCTCGCATGGGCCGATGCGGTGCTCTCGGGCAAGAAGGTGGAGCGCAAGAACGAGCCGGGGAAGATCGAGCGGCTCACCAAGTGGCCGATCGCGATCAAGATGGCACGAGGGATGCTCGAGTCGAAGATCGGCACCGTTCCCCGATCGCCGTATGTGGCGCTCGACCTGCTCGACAAGGCCAAGAGCGGCACGAAGGCCGAGGGCTTCGCCCGCGAGGACGAAGCCCTTGCCGAACTCGTCACGGGCGACCAGTTCGCCGCGTCGATGTACGCGTTCGACCTGGTGCAGAAGCGCGCGAAGCGACCCGTCGGCGCTCCCGACAAGGCGCTCGCGAAGAAGGTGACGAAGGTCGGCATCATCGGCGCCGGCCTCATGGCCAGCCAGTTCGCGCTGCTCTTCGTCCGCAAGCTCCAGGTGCCGGTGCTCATCACCGATCTCGACCAGGCACGTGTCGACAAGGGCGTCGCCTACATCCACGAGGAGATCGGCAAGCTGGAGGCGAAGGGACGGCTCGACGGAGACACCGCCAACAAGCTGCGCTCGCTCGTCACCGGCACGACCGACAAGAGCCTCTACGCCGACTGCGACTTCGTCATCGAGGCGGTGTTCGAGGAGGTCGGTGTCAAGCAGCAGGTGTTCGGCGAGATCGAGAAGATCGTCGCCGACGACGCGATCCTTGCGACCAACACCTCGTCGCTGTCCGTCGAAGAGATCGGTTCGAAGCTCGAGCACCCCGAGCGGCTCGTGGGCTTCCACTTCTTCAACCCGGTGGCAGTGATGCCGCTCATCGAGGTCGTCAAGACGCCGACGACGACGGATGCCGCCCTCTCGACCGCGTTCGTCGTGGCGAAGGGACTCGGCAAGAACGCCGTGCTCACGGCCGACGCGCCCGGCTTCGTGGTCAACCGGCTGCTCGCGAAGGTCATGGGCGAGGCGGCACGCGCCGTCTACGAGGGCACTCCGGTGGCCGACGTCGAGAAGGCGTTCGCTCCGCTGGGCCTGCCGATGGGACCGTTCCAGCTGATCGACCTGGTCGGCTGGAAGGTCGCCGCGCACGTGCAGGACACCATGGTGCACGCCTTCCCCGACCGGTTCTACGCGAACGAGAACTTCCACGCTCTGGCGGAGCTGGACGCGGTCGTCGAGAAGGACAAGGGCGGCAGGGTGACCGGCTGGACCAAGCAAGCCGAGAAGGTCACCAAGCCGGCCGTGGGCAGCACTCCGGCATCCGCGGAGACCATCCTCCGACGTGTGCAGGACGGCCTGGCCACCGAGATCAAGCTCATGCTCGACGAGGGTGTGGTCCCCGAGGTCGAGGACATCGACCTGTGCCTCATCCTCGGCGCAGGATGGCCGTTCATCGACGGCGGGGCATCGCCCTATCTCGACCGCGAGGGCGCATCGGAGCGCGCCTTCGGCGGAACGTTCCACACGCCGCCGATCCGCGGGATCGAGCGACGCTGACTGCGTGGCGACCTTGACGGGAGGGGGTCCCGGTGCGCTCGCATCGGGACCCCCTCCCATCGTCGGCTCAGTGGACGGCCGTGAGGCCGACGCGACGATCCACGACCGCGCATCGCACTGGGCCGATGCGCGGCGCAGCGGAGAACGCGCGACGAACAGGTGGTGAACTCCCTCGTCCTGGTGCGCCTCGGCGCGATCTGCGCCCTATGGAGCGGGCACAGTGGTGTCATGGACATGCTCTTCTCGATGCTCGGCGGCAAGGGGATGTCGAGCCTCTTCAAGACCGGTACCGCGATCCTCACGATGCTCTTGGTGGTTCCCGCGCTTCTGAAGCTGTTCGTGGTCACCGTCGACGAAGGCTGGGCGGCCATCCGCACACGCAACGGCAAGCCCATCATCCGCAACCGGCCCCCGCGTCGTCCTGCGCACCGCCGCGGCGCAGTGGGCGAGGTCGTCGTGCTCGACCCCGGCTCGCACGGGGCCTTCCCGCTGTTCTACTGGTACAAGCTCATCGACGTGCGCTGTCGCGCCACCGACCTTCCCGCGCGGGAGATGAGCGGGGCGAACGGGCATCAGCATCGCGTCCATGCGTCCTTCGAGTGGCGACCCATCCCCACTGGCCGTGATCTGCGCGTGTTCGAACTCGACGTCGTCAACGTCAAAGAGCGGGCCTCGAACATCGTGGGCGCCGCGCTTCGCGACGTGATCCGCGGTCTGGACGGCGCGGAACTCCCCCACAACGACGAGATCAACACACGAGTGATCGCAGCCAGCGCCGACGAAGTACGGCGGTCGTGCGGGGTGGAACTGATCCGCGTGATGGTCACCGGAGACGCGCTCACCGACGGCTACCTGCTGTCTACGGCACTGCGCGACGCCGACCGCGAAGCGCAGGTCGTCTCCGCCTTGCACGCCCTCAACTGAGCCGTGCCGGCGCGCGCTCAGCGTCTCCGGTCGCTTTCAGCGTCGCTGGTGCAGAGGGAGGTCGATGGCACCCGTCTCGCCTGCGTTCCTGGCCACCGGGATGCGCGTGCCGAGCACCTGCGCCACGACGTCCTGAGCGATCTTCGACGCCGTGAGGCCGGCATCCGCCAGCACCTGCTCCCGCGAGGCGTGATCGATGAACTCGTCGGGGAGCCCCAGTTCGTCGACAGCGGTGTCGATGCCGGCCTCCCGCAGCACCTGCCGCACCCTCGTGCCGATGCCTCCGACACGGATGCCGTCCTCGAGGGTGATGACGAGGCGGTGCCGTGCCGCCAGTTCGACGACGGAGGGCTGCACGGGAATCGCCCAGCGCGGGTCGATCACCGTCGCCCCGATGCCTTGGGCGCGCAGGCGGCCGGCGACGTCCATCGCGAGGGCGGCGAACGGGCCGATGCCGACGAGGAGCACGTCTTCGGCGTCTGCCCGCGCGAGCACATCCACTCCGTCTTCGAGGCGTTCGATCGCCGGGAGTTCGGGAGCCACTTCGCCCTTCGGGAATCGGATGACCGTCGGTGCGTCGTCGACCTCGACGGCCTCGTCGAGCGCCTCCTTCAGCCGTATGCCGTCGCGCGGCGCGGCGATGCGGATGTGCGGCACGATCTGCAGCATCGCAAGGTCCCACATGCCGTGGTGGCTCGGTCCGTCGGGACCGGTGACTCCCGCCCGATCGAGCACGAAGGTGACGCCTGCGCGGTGCAGAGCGACGTCCATGAGCACCTGGTCGAAGGCGCGCCCCATGAACGTCGCGTACACGGCGACGACGGGATGCAGCCCGCCGAAGGCGAGACCGGCGGCCGAGGCCACGGCGTGCTGCTCCGCGATGCCGACGTCGTAGACACGGTCGGGGAAACGCTCGGCGAAGGGCGCGAGGCCGGTGGGCCTGAGCATCGCCGCCGTCATCGCGATCACATCGGAGCGCCGCTGACCGACCTCAACGAGCGCGTCGGAGAAGACATCCGTCCACCCCTGCCCCCCCGAGGACAGCGTCTCCCCCGTCGTGGGATCGATCTTGCCCACGGCGTGGAACTGATCGGCTTCGTCGTCGCGCGCGGGCTGGAATCCCCGGCCCTTCTCGGTGATCGCGTGCACGATCACTGGTGCACCGTAGGACTTCGCGAGCTGCAGCGTCTCGATGAGCGCGGGGAGGTCGTGACCGTCGACGGGGCCGAGGTACTTGATGTCGAGGTTCGAGTAGAGAGCGTCGTTGTTGGTGAAGCGAGACAGGAAGCCGTGCGTTCCGCCGCGCACTCCGCGGAACAGCGCCCGCCCGACCGGTCCGAACGCGCGGAACAGCCGGTCGGACTTGCGGTGCAGATCCTTGTATGCGGCCGCGGTGCGGACGCGGTTCAGGTAGCGGGACATCCCGCCGATCGTCGGCGCGTAGGAGCGCCCGTTGTCGTTCACCACGATCACGAGATTGCGATCGTTGTCGTCGGAGATGTTGTTGAGAGCCTCCCACGTCATGCCGCCGGTCAGCGCGCCGTCTCCCACGACAGCCACCACGTGGCGATCCGCCCTTCCTGTGGCGGTCAGCGCGCGCGAGACGCCGTCGGCCCAGCTGAGCGAGCTCGACGCGTGGGAGGACTCGACGACGTCGTGCGGGCTCTCGCTGCGCTGCGGGTAGCCTGCGAGTCCGCCGCGCGCCCGCAGCGCCGAGAAGTCCTGACGCCCCGTGAGCAGCTTGTGCACGTACGACTGATGTCCGGTGTCGAAGATGATCGGGTCATCAGGAGACGAGAACACCCGGTGCAGCGCGATGGTGAGCTCCACCACGCCGAGGTTGGGTCCGAGATGCCCGCCGGTGCGCGACACGTTCTCGATCAGGAACTGCCGCACCTCTGCGGCCAGCTCGACCAGTTGCTCTTCGGACAGTCCGTCCAGATCGCGGGGTCCTGAGATGCTCGGAAGAACGGGCATCTGCACCTCCTCACAGGCACCGTCGACGACATCCGTTTCCGGTCGGACGTCCTGTCGATCCTATCGCGCGTGCCGGGGAATCCTCCGTGAGGCTCCGAGGCTTGACAGTGATGGCGGAGCCATCCTTTGAAGCCCGCACGCGCGAGCATGAAGCCTGCGCACGAGAGCGCCCCACCTGGCCGGAGCCGGATGGGGCGCTCGCGTGGGGGGCTGGTCAGACCAGCGACCGCAGCACGTACTGCAGGATGCCGCCGTTGCGGTAGTAGTCGGCCTCACCAGGGGTGTCGATGCGGACGATCGCGTCGAACTCGACGACCTGCTTGCCCTCGGGCGAGTGCTCGCTCGGCGTCGCCGTCACGTGCACGGTCTTCGGGGTGACACCGTTGTTGAGCTCCTCCAGGCCGGAGATCGAGACGATCTCGGTGCCGTCGAGGCCCAGCGACTCCCAGCTCTCACCCGCAGGGAACTGCAGCGGCACGACGCCCATGCCGATGAGGTTCGAGCGGTGGATGCGCTCGAAGCTCTCGGTGATGACCGCCTTGACGCCGAGCAGGTTGGTGCCCTTGGCCGCCCAGTCGCGCGACGAGCCCGAACCGTACTCCTTGCCGCCGAAGATCACGAGCGGGGTGCCCTGTGCCTGATAGTTCATCGCTGCGTCGTAGATGTACGACTGCGGACCCTCGGGCTTGGTGAAGTCGCGCGTGAAGCCGCCCTCGATCTGCTGACCGTCGTTGACGGCCTTGACCAGAGCGTTCTTCAGACGGATGTTGGCGAAGGTTCCACGGATCATCACCTCGTGGTTGCCGCGGCGCGAGCCGTAGGAGTTGAAGTCCTTCTGCGCGACGCCGTGCTCGGTGAGGTACTGCGCGGCGGGCGTCCCCGCCTTGATGTTGCCGGCGGGCGAGATGTGGTCGGTCGTGACCGAGTCACCAAGCGTCGCGAGCACGCGCGCGCCGGTGATGTCGGTGACGGGCGCCGGGGTCAGCTCCATGCCGTCGAAGTACGGAGCCTTGCGCACGTAGGTCGAGTTCTCGTCCCACTCGAACACGGGTCCGGTCGGGGTCGGGAGGTTGCGCCAGCGGTCGTCGCCGTCGAAGACGGTCGAGTACTGCTTGATGAACTGGTCGCGGGAGATCGACGAATCGATGATCTCCTGCACCTCCTCGGGAGCAGGCCAGATGTCCTTGAGGAACACGTCGTTCCCCTCGGCATCCGTGCCCAGCGCGTCGGTCTCGAAGTCGAAGTGCATCGAGCCGGCGAGGGCGTACGCGACGACCAGCGGCGGGCTCGCGAGGTAGTTCATCTTCACATCGGGGCTGATACGACCCTCGAAGTTGCGGTTGCCCGAGAGCACAGCGGTGACCGCCAGGTCGTTCTCGTTGATCGCGGCGGAGACCTCTTCGATCAACGGTCCCGAGTTGCCGATGCAGATCGTGCAGCCGTAGCCGACGGTGTAGAAGCCGAGCGCCTCGAGGTCCTTGTCGAGTCCGGACTTCTCGTAGTAGTCGGTGACGACCTTCGAGCCGGGGCCGAGCGTGGTCTTGACCCACGGCTTCTGCTTCAGGCCCTTCTCGCGCGCCTTGCGCGCCAGCAGACCCGCCGCGATCATGACCGACGGGTTCGACGTGTTGGTGCACGAGGTGATCGCAGCGAGGGTGACCGCGCCGTTGTCGAGGATGTACTTGTCCCCCGACGGCGTGGTGACCGGCACCGGCTTCGACGCGTTCGCCGGAGCGCCGCTGTTGATGTGCACGGGGCGCGTCGTCGGCTCCTCCTCACCGGGAACCTGGCCGGGGTCGGAGGCCGGGAAGGAGTGCTTCGACTCGAGGTCGACGATGTCCTCGCTCGTCGACGGCGTCGCGTAGTTCAAGATGTCCTGCTCGAACTGCGCCTTGGCCTCGGAGAGGAGGATGCGGTCCTGCGGACGCTTCGGGCCGGCGATCGACGGAACGACGGTGCCGAGGTCGAGCTCGAGGTACTCGCTGTACTGAGGCTCGTTGGCCGGGTCGTGCCACAGCGACTGCTCCTTGGCGTACGCCTCGACCAGCGCGACGGCCTCCTCGCTGCGACCGGTGAGACGCAGGTAGTCGAGCGTGACGTCGTCGATCGGGAAGATCGCGGCGGTCGAGCCGAACTCGGGGGACATGTTGCCGATGGTGGCGCGGTTGGCGAGCGGCACCGATGCGACGCCCGCACCGTAGAACTCGACGAACTTGCCGACGACGCCGTGCTTGCGCAGCATGTCGGTGATCGTGAGCACCACGTCGGTCGCGGTCACGCCCGCGGGGATCTCACCCGTGAGCTTGAACCCGACGACCCGCGGGATGAGCATCGACACCGGCTGTCCGAGCATCGCCGCCTCGGCCTCGATGCCGCCGACGCCCCAACCCAGCACGCCGAGGCCGTTGACCATGGTGGTGTGCGAGTCGGTGCCGACGCACGTGTCGGGGTAGGCGCGGAGCACGCCGTCGACCGTGCGGTCGTAGATGACCTTGGCCAGGTGCTCGATGTTGACCTGGTGCACGATGCCGGTGCCGGGGGGCACGACCTTGAAGTCCTGGAACGCGGTCTGGCCCCAGCGCAGGAACTGGTAGCGCTCGCCGTTGCGCTCGTACTCGATCTCGACGTTGCGCTCGAGCGCATCCTCGCGCCCGAACAGGTCGGCGATCACCGAGTGGTCGATGACCATCTCGGCCGGCGAGAGCGGATTGATCTTGTTGGCGTCGCCGCCGAGCGCCGTGACGGCCTCGCGCATCGTGGCGAGGTCGACGATGCAGGGCACACCGGTGAAGTCCTGCATGACCACGCGCGCAGGCGTGAACTGGATCTCCGTGTTCGGCTCAGCCGACGCATCCCACGACCCGAGCGCCTCGATCTGCGCCTTCGTGACGTTGGCTCCGTCCTCGGTGCGGAGAAGGTTCTCGAGGAGAACCTTGAGGCTGAAGGGGAGCTTGTCGAAACCGGGCACCGTGTCGATGCGGAAGATCTCGTAGTCGGTGCTGCCGACCGTCAGGGTGCTCTTGGCACCGAAGCTGTTCACCGTGGACACGAATCCGTCTCCTTCTATTCGGATGGGAGCGACAGGCGCCTCCATCTTGCTCGCCTCCGACGCCGCACGGCTAGCAAGGCGCACCTAACCAGTCTGCCCCGCGGTCGCCGCAGACGAAAGCCCGCGATTTATCTTGATGTCGAGATAAATCTATCACGCCGCGGGAGCTGCGGGAGCATCCGACGCGCGGGGGTAGAGCGCACGCACGACGAGCCAGGTGACTGCGACCAGCGGTGCGAACAGCGGCAGGCCCATGATGAGCTTCAGCGTCCCGAGCGCGGTCACGTCGCCGGCGAGATACAGCGGCAGCTGCACCGCGAGACGCGCGAAGAACAACGCGGCCCACGCGATGCCCAGCCAGAAGAACGCCCTGCGTTTGCGGCGATCCCGCCGCCACATCGTGCCCTCCCCCATGAGGAAGCCGATGGCCAGGCCGATGAGCGACCAGCCGATGAGGGCCGACACGAGGAGAACGGTTCCGTAGGCGGCGTTCGTGATGAGCCCGGGCACGAAGTTGTCCTGCCCGCGCCCGGTCCACAGTGCGAGCGCGGCGGCAGCCGCCGCGGCGACGAGGCCGCCGATCGCGGCCGACGGCGGCGACTTCTGAATGAGACGGATGACCGTGAACACGGCCGCAGCCCCCACGGACACTCCGAGCGCCAGGATCAACGGCTCAGGCTGGATCGTGAAGAGCACGACGAACGCGAGGCTGGGAATGACGGATTCGAGGACGCCGCGCCACCCGCCCATGGCCGACCACACGACCCGCTGCGTCGACGCGCCGTCCGCCGGGTCGAGACCAGCGCGACGCGCTGCTCCCCCGAGGGCGGCGCCGAGCACCTCCGACGCCCTCGGCTCACGGATGTCGTCCTCCGCGGCCTCCGGCGCTTTCTCGTCGCCCGGACCCGGCACGGTCACGCCGAGCCCGGGGTCGCAGGCATCTTCAGCGGGATGAGGTCGCGCGGTGGCATCGGAGCTCCGCCCCGGACGACCACGATGGAGCGGAAGAGATCCTCGACCTTGGCTGCGGCGTCGAGATCCGACGTCGCGGC
This Microbacterium sp. XT11 DNA region includes the following protein-coding sequences:
- a CDS encoding 3-hydroxyacyl-CoA dehydrogenase NAD-binding domain-containing protein, encoding MSYEDVDFSPIQALTDGEVVTHSPVRDIRLPSGKVLALITLDNGRDHTRPNTLGPATLTELGETLTALKARAAAGEIQAVGITGKQYILAAGADLSDISKVGSRDNARLIAQLGHKVLGMLGELGVPSFAFVNGLALGGGLEIALNSTYRTVDASAAAVALPEVFLGIIPGWGGAYLLPNLIGIENALEVVISNPLKQNRMLKPQQAYELGIFDAIFPAANYLENSLAWADAVLSGKKVERKNEPGKIERLTKWPIAIKMARGMLESKIGTVPRSPYVALDLLDKAKSGTKAEGFAREDEALAELVTGDQFAASMYAFDLVQKRAKRPVGAPDKALAKKVTKVGIIGAGLMASQFALLFVRKLQVPVLITDLDQARVDKGVAYIHEEIGKLEAKGRLDGDTANKLRSLVTGTTDKSLYADCDFVIEAVFEEVGVKQQVFGEIEKIVADDAILATNTSSLSVEEIGSKLEHPERLVGFHFFNPVAVMPLIEVVKTPTTTDAALSTAFVVAKGLGKNAVLTADAPGFVVNRLLAKVMGEAARAVYEGTPVADVEKAFAPLGLPMGPFQLIDLVGWKVAAHVQDTMVHAFPDRFYANENFHALAELDAVVEKDKGGRVTGWTKQAEKVTKPAVGSTPASAETILRRVQDGLATEIKLMLDEGVVPEVEDIDLCLILGAGWPFIDGGASPYLDREGASERAFGGTFHTPPIRGIERR
- the dxs gene encoding 1-deoxy-D-xylulose-5-phosphate synthase, which codes for MPVLPSISGPRDLDGLSEEQLVELAAEVRQFLIENVSRTGGHLGPNLGVVELTIALHRVFSSPDDPIIFDTGHQSYVHKLLTGRQDFSALRARGGLAGYPQRSESPHDVVESSHASSSLSWADGVSRALTATGRADRHVVAVVGDGALTGGMTWEALNNISDDNDRNLVIVVNDNGRSYAPTIGGMSRYLNRVRTAAAYKDLHRKSDRLFRAFGPVGRALFRGVRGGTHGFLSRFTNNDALYSNLDIKYLGPVDGHDLPALIETLQLAKSYGAPVIVHAITEKGRGFQPARDDEADQFHAVGKIDPTTGETLSSGGQGWTDVFSDALVEVGQRRSDVIAMTAAMLRPTGLAPFAERFPDRVYDVGIAEQHAVASAAGLAFGGLHPVVAVYATFMGRAFDQVLMDVALHRAGVTFVLDRAGVTGPDGPSHHGMWDLAMLQIVPHIRIAAPRDGIRLKEALDEAVEVDDAPTVIRFPKGEVAPELPAIERLEDGVDVLARADAEDVLLVGIGPFAALAMDVAGRLRAQGIGATVIDPRWAIPVQPSVVELAARHRLVITLEDGIRVGGIGTRVRQVLREAGIDTAVDELGLPDEFIDHASREQVLADAGLTASKIAQDVVAQVLGTRIPVARNAGETGAIDLPLHQRR
- a CDS encoding DUF3159 domain-containing protein, giving the protein MPGPGDEKAPEAAEDDIREPRASEVLGAALGGAARRAGLDPADGASTQRVVWSAMGGWRGVLESVIPSLAFVVLFTIQPEPLILALGVSVGAAAVFTVIRLIQKSPPSAAIGGLVAAAAAAALALWTGRGQDNFVPGLITNAAYGTVLLVSALIGWSLIGLAIGFLMGEGTMWRRDRRKRRAFFWLGIAWAALFFARLAVQLPLYLAGDVTALGTLKLIMGLPLFAPLVAVTWLVVRALYPRASDAPAAPAA
- a CDS encoding thiolase family protein; protein product: MAEISDVYFVDGVRTPFGRAGEKGMYWNTRADDLAVKATIGLMERNAAVPADRIDDVAIAATSQTGDQGLTLGRSVAILAGLPQTVPGLAIDRMCAGAMTAVTTMAGSIGVGMYDFALAGGVEHMGHHPIGGNADPNPRFVAEKMVDPGALNMGVTAERIFDRFPHLTKERSDRFGMLSQHKVQAAYDAGKIQPDLVPVAIKDADGAWGLATEDEGRRPQTTMEDLAGLKTPFRPHGRVTAGTSSPLTDGATMSLLAGGGAVKEFGLAPKMRMVSFAFAGVQPEIMGIGPIPSTEKALKKAGLDISDIGLFELNEAFAVQVISLLDHFGIADDDPRVNPWGGAIALGHPLAASGVRLMIQLAAQFAERPDVRYGLTAMCVGLGQGGSVIWENPHYDGKKKK
- a CDS encoding SPFH domain-containing protein, which codes for MDMLFSMLGGKGMSSLFKTGTAILTMLLVVPALLKLFVVTVDEGWAAIRTRNGKPIIRNRPPRRPAHRRGAVGEVVVLDPGSHGAFPLFYWYKLIDVRCRATDLPAREMSGANGHQHRVHASFEWRPIPTGRDLRVFELDVVNVKERASNIVGAALRDVIRGLDGAELPHNDEINTRVIAASADEVRRSCGVELIRVMVTGDALTDGYLLSTALRDADREAQVVSALHALN
- the acnA gene encoding aconitate hydratase AcnA, giving the protein MSTVNSFGAKSTLTVGSTDYEIFRIDTVPGFDKLPFSLKVLLENLLRTEDGANVTKAQIEALGSWDASAEPNTEIQFTPARVVMQDFTGVPCIVDLATMREAVTALGGDANKINPLSPAEMVIDHSVIADLFGREDALERNVEIEYERNGERYQFLRWGQTAFQDFKVVPPGTGIVHQVNIEHLAKVIYDRTVDGVLRAYPDTCVGTDSHTTMVNGLGVLGWGVGGIEAEAAMLGQPVSMLIPRVVGFKLTGEIPAGVTATDVVLTITDMLRKHGVVGKFVEFYGAGVASVPLANRATIGNMSPEFGSTAAIFPIDDVTLDYLRLTGRSEEAVALVEAYAKEQSLWHDPANEPQYSEYLELDLGTVVPSIAGPKRPQDRILLSEAKAQFEQDILNYATPSTSEDIVDLESKHSFPASDPGQVPGEEEPTTRPVHINSGAPANASKPVPVTTPSGDKYILDNGAVTLAAITSCTNTSNPSVMIAAGLLARKAREKGLKQKPWVKTTLGPGSKVVTDYYEKSGLDKDLEALGFYTVGYGCTICIGNSGPLIEEVSAAINENDLAVTAVLSGNRNFEGRISPDVKMNYLASPPLVVAYALAGSMHFDFETDALGTDAEGNDVFLKDIWPAPEEVQEIIDSSISRDQFIKQYSTVFDGDDRWRNLPTPTGPVFEWDENSTYVRKAPYFDGMELTPAPVTDITGARVLATLGDSVTTDHISPAGNIKAGTPAAQYLTEHGVAQKDFNSYGSRRGNHEVMIRGTFANIRLKNALVKAVNDGQQIEGGFTRDFTKPEGPQSYIYDAAMNYQAQGTPLVIFGGKEYGSGSSRDWAAKGTNLLGVKAVITESFERIHRSNLIGMGVVPLQFPAGESWESLGLDGTEIVSISGLEELNNGVTPKTVHVTATPSEHSPEGKQVVEFDAIVRIDTPGEADYYRNGGILQYVLRSLV